A genomic stretch from Sebastes fasciatus isolate fSebFas1 chromosome 23, fSebFas1.pri, whole genome shotgun sequence includes:
- the cdkn1d gene encoding cyclin-dependent kinase inhibitor 1D encodes MAMAAPSTPTAGPATADNPELSRLGGIEDLEMKVGPVRRNLFGPVDHQQLQKDFQRLLCTNVEAANKRWNFDFQSEMPGESSSHIEWEELRYQDVPAFYRSCTIRAAPRPTAKRWTSSFSGECSPGYSSSCGSGEEYLEVTTKGCYRIQRQGKRRQSTITDFYKVKKSKLLHYKASSRQ; translated from the exons ATGGCGATGGCCGCTCCATCAACACCAACAGCAGGACCAGCTACGGCGGATAACCCCGAGCTCTCACGCCTGGGGGGCATTGAGGACTTGGAGATGAAGGTGGGGCCGGTGCGGAGGAACCTCTTCGGGCCCGTGGACCACCAGCAGCTGCAGAAGGACTTCCAGCGGCTGCTTTGCACGAACGTGGAGGCGGCCAACAAGCGCTGGAACTTCGATTTCCAGAGCGAAATGCCAGGAGAGAGCTCCTCCCACATTGAATGGGAGGAGCTCAGGTACCAGGACGTACCGGCGTTTTACCGCAGCTGCACGATTAGGGCAGCGCCGCGTCCGACGGCCAAAAGGTGGACGTCGTCTTTTTCGGGCGAGTGTTCCCCGGGGTACAGCAGCTCGTGCGGGTCCGGGGAAGAGTACCTGGAGGTGACCACAAAGGGGTGCTACCGGATCCAACGGCAAGGAAAACGCAGACAGTCTACCATCACAG ATTTCTACAAGGTGAAGAAGAGCAAGCTTCTGCATTACAAAGCATCTTCTCGGCAGTAG